The Xenopus laevis strain J_2021 chromosome 7S, Xenopus_laevis_v10.1, whole genome shotgun sequence genome includes a window with the following:
- the LOC108697277 gene encoding eukaryotic translation initiation factor 4 gamma 3 isoform X21, which yields MSLPQKAALKPTGTGALVLGPPPTLVPPPAAPAAIRALQPPPQISRGALQQTLDERIFTPSAVSAVYSTVAAQVARQPGPPAPSPYSTHDLTKGHPNLAATPPGHASSPGLSQASYASGQSPAPTLVYPQPPQTMSSQPQTRSPFAAGPRPAHHQGGFRPIQFFQRPQIQPPRAAIQTSSPSIRTGAQTQSAVYQPNQHIMMVNHLPLSYAMPQGPQYCIPQYRHSAPPYVGPPQQYPVQPPGPNPFYPGPGPGDFPNPYGAPFYSSPPVYQSAPIIVPTQQQQQQPPPPAKREKKPIRIRDPNQGGKDITEEIMSGVGSRNSTPPILRPSSTPTPPQQLPSQEHGPVVYRTLGSPHLMATFPAAPVSEPKPEEKPKPDLTLKSSPPLCVGPESIDFDSSDAMEQGPRPASSERAEPCLLRGVSPAPIVVATVPSTQAFPCHLEDTRGSESPTQAPTPTPLQDLDPAETEESVCKDSVGQIPPADAPATAQEMNGLGDDIGTADGALGEEPAEVDLAELPDLATSMDSEIEFTTPSNVPLSSPQPSPPPPLIAATLLTTTRLSPPAAAPPCAQDVEEQEDEGTTSILESEAEEQNKGKTEGDSELEADVKFLSISSTQSPVEAPTTAISAPKMWQKPKDETLDMGETSQSDAEPQYDADLLEDKVTEVDQDPVTCSSSSAVETEHLYLSNMKAQEQNGEVEPIRNGADANSEGEGTDLPSSSEEGSAYPYTKAEGSAVEESSDASQEPPAPQADGKRQYNRDFLLGFQFMPACVHKPEGLPPISDVVLDKINQPKLPIRALDTRMLQRGPDFTPAYADFGRPAPGGRGMPLLSVGPRRSQPGQRREPRKIIMNISVSDDIHLKKAENAWKPNVKRESLPEDPDSIRTQALFRKVRSILNKLTPQMFNQLMKQVTDLTVDTEERLKGVIDLVFEKAIDEPGFSVAYANMCRCLATLKVPMADKPGSTVNFRKLLLNRCQKEFEKDKADDDVFEKKQKDLELATTPEEKSRLQEELEEAKDKARRRSIGNIKFIGELFKLKMLTEAIMHDCVVKLLKNHDEESLECLCRLLTTIGKDLDFEKAKPRMDQYFHQMVKIVKERKTSSRIRFMLQDIIDLRLNNWVSRRADQGPKTIEQIHKEAKIEEQEEQRKVQQLMTKEKRRPGVQRVDEGGWNTVQGAKNNRVLDPSKFLKITKPTIDEKIQLVPKAQPGSWLKGSSGGAKASETESLRPGAPGLNRFSALQQPLSSVSSSSSSADLESRRLITSSRGSAGREKNDKSSAPSSVSAAPRPSPPLHDLGDNQEEHRRETLQTVKQLSSITEPDKNTVPERRPKEPAKSEPSEPDKLTLSEEEMERKSKAIIDEFLHIHDYKEAMQCVEEFGANGPLSAFVRQGVESTLERSQITRDHMGQLLYQLVQSGTLSKQDFFTGFSETLELADDMAIDIPHIWLYLAELVTPMLKEGGISLRELITEFGKALLPVGRGGVLLSEILHLLCKQMSHKRVATLWRETGLQWNDLLPEGEDVQSFVSEKNLDFTLSDCSSPSENLSKKEMSAEEQNKRLEQLIIQEKANDEQIFDWVEANLEESQMSSPTFLRALMTAVCKTAILGDCSSCRVDTSFLKQRVPVLLKYLDSDTERELQALYALQALIVTLDQPPNLLRMFFDCLYDEEVISEDAFYKWESSKDPAEQDGKGVALKSVTAFFTWLREAEEESEDN from the exons GGAGGATTCAGACCCATCCAG tttttccaGAGGCCCCAGATTCAGCCCCCCCGTGCCGCCATCCAGACCAGTAGCCCCTCCATCCGGACTGGAGCCCAGACGCAGAGTGCAGTGTATCAGCCCAACCAGCACATCATGATGGTCAATCACCTGCCACTGTCATACGCCATGCCCCAGGGACCCCAGTACTGCATCCCCCAG TACCGACACAGCGCTCCTCCATACGTGGGGCCTCCTCAGCAGTATCCAGTCCAGCCGCCTGGTCCTAATCCGTTCTATCCTGGCCCGGGTCCTGGAGACTTTCCAAACCCTTATG GAGCCCCGTTCTACTCGAGCCCTCCTGTGTACCAGTCTGCGCCCATCATTGTGCCAacacagcagcaacagcagcagcccCCGCCTCCTGCCAAGCGAGAGAAGAAGCCG ATTAGAATACGAGACCCCAATCAAGGGGGCAAAGATATCACAGAGGAAATCATGTCTGGAGTGGGCAGCCGGAACTCCACCCCACCCATCCTCAGACCCAGCTCTACACCGACGCCCCCTCAG CAGCTGCCTAGCCAGGAGCATGGCCCAGTGGTGTACAGGACTTTGGGGAGTCCTCATCTCATGGCAACTTTCCCTGCTGCTCCTGTCAGCGAACCCAAACCAG AGGAGAAGCCAAAACCAGACCTCACATTAAAATCCAGCCCTCCCCTGTGTGTGGGGCCCGAGTCCATTGATTTTGACAGCAGTGATGCCATGGAACAGGGGCCCAGACCCGCCTCTTCTGAACGAGCTGAACCATGTCTTCTGCGGGGGGTATCACCAGCTCCCATTGTAGTAGCCACTGTGCCCAGCACACAAGCCTTTCCTTGCCACCTGGAAGATACGAGGGGAAGCGAGAGCCCAACACAGGCCCCTACCCCCACCCCTCTGCAAGACTTGGACCCGGCTGAGACAGAGGAGAGTGTATGCAAGGACTCTGTGGGGCAAATCCCACCGGCTGATGCCCCAGCGACTGCTCAAGAGATGAATGGACTAGGGGATGATATTGGCACAGCAGACGGTGCCCTGGGGGAGGAACCAGCAGAAGTGGATTTGGCCGAGTTGCCCGACTTGGCCACATCGATGGATTCAGAGATTGAATTCACTACTCCTTCCAACGTGCCTCTCTCCTCCCCACagccctctcctcctcctcctctcattGCTGCTACTCTACTCACTACCACTAGACTCTCCCCTCCTGCCGCTGCCCCCCCCTGTGCCCAAGATGTGGAAGAGCAGGAGGACGAGGGCACAACTTCCATCCTAGAGAGTGAAGCAGAGGAACAGAACAAAGGGAAAACAGAGGGGGACTCCGAACTGGAAGCCGATGTGAAATTCCTGAGCATCAGCTCTACACAAAGCCCAGTGGAAG CCCCAACCACCGCCATAAGTGCACCAAAGATGTGGCAGAAACCAAAAGATGAGACTCTAGATATGGGGGAGACTTCACAGTCCGACGCAGAG CCACAATATGATGCTGATCTCCTGGAGGACAAAGTCACAGAAGTGGATCAAGATCCAGTcacctgcagcagcagcagcgcagtAGAAACAGAGCACCTGTACCTGAGCAATATGAAAGCACAGGAGCAGAATGGAGAGGTGGAACCAATACGCAATGGGGCTGATGCCAACTCTGAGGGTGAAGGGACAGATTTACCATCAAGCTCAGAGGAAGGTTCGGCCTACCCTTATACTAAAGCAG AGGGCAGTGCAGTTGAGGAATCTTCTGATGCCTCTCAGGAGCCCCCGGCACCCCAAGCTGATGGCAAGCGTCAGTATAATCGGGATTTCTTGCTGGGCTTCCAGTTCATGCCTGCGTGTGTTCATAAGCCTGAGGGCCTTCCCCCAATCAGCGATGTCGTTCTGGACAAG ATCAATCAGCCCAAGTTACCCATTAGGGCCCTGGACACTCGGATGCTGCAGAGAGGGCCAGACTTCACCCCTGCCTATGCAGATTTTGGGAGACCTGCCCCCGGTGGCCGAGGCATGCCA CTACTGAGTGTGGGTCCCAGGAGGTCCCAGCCAGGACAGAGGCGGGAGCCCAGGAAAATCATCATGAATATCTCTGTGAGCGACGACATCCACTTGAAAAAAGCAGAAAACGCCTGGAAGCCCAATGTCAAAAGGGAAAGTCTGCCGGAGGATCCAGACAGCATCAGAACTCAG GCCCTGTTCCGCAAGGTCCGAAGCATTCTGAACAAACTCACCCCCCAGATGTTCAACCAACTCATGAAGCAGGTGACGGATCTGACTGTAGACACGGAGGAGAGACTCAAAGGAGTCATTGATCTGGTGTTTGAGAAAGCAATCGATGAGCCCGGCTTCTCCGTGGCCTATGCCAACATGTGCCGATGCCTTGCTACG CTGAAAGTGCCGATGGCCGACAAGCCGGGGAGCACGGTGAACTTCCGCAAGCTGCTGCTGAACCGCTGCCAGAAGGAGTTTGAAAAAGACAAAGCAGACGACGATGTTTTTGAAAAGAAGCAAAAAGATCTAGAATTGGCCACAACg CCAGAGGAGAAGTCGCGGCTACAGGAGGAGCTGGAAGAGGCTAAAGACAAAGCCCGGCGCAGGTCCATTGggaacataaagtttattggagagtTATTTAAGCTGAAGATGCTGACAGAAGCCATTATGCACGACTGTGTGGTCAAACTGCTCAAGAACCACGACGAGGAATCACTCGAGTGCTTGTGCCGGTTACTCACCACCATCGGCAAAGACCTGGACTTTGAGAAAGCCAAA CCACGTATGGATCAGTACTTTCACCAGATGGTGAAGATCGTAAAGGAGAGAAAAACCTCTTCTAGAATCCGGTTTATGCTGCAGGACATTATAGACCTCAGACTG AATAACTGGGTGTCCCGGAGGGCAGACCAGGGGCCCAAGACCATCGAGCAGATCCATAAAGAGGCCAAAATAGAAGAACAGGAGGAACAGAGAAAAGTGCAGCAGTTAATGACCAAAGAGAAGAGGAGACCAG GGGTGCAGAGAGTGGATGAAGGCGGATGGAACACGGTGCAGGGGGCAAAGAATAACAGGGTGCTGGACCCTTCCAAGTTTCTGAAAATCACTAAG CCCACCATAGATGAGAAGATCCAGTTGGTTCCCAAAGCTCAGCCTGGCAGCTGGTTAAAGGGGAGCAGTGGAGGTGCCAAGGCCAGTGAGACTG AATCTCTGAGACCAGGAGCCCCCGGCCTGAACAGGTTCTCTGCCCTGCAGCAGCCACTCTCTTctgtgtcttcttcctcctcctcagcTGATCTGGAATCTCGCAGGTTAATAACCAG TAGCCGTGGAAGTGCAGGGCGAGAGAAAAACGACAAATCTTCTGCACCTTCATCCGTCTCCGCTGCACCCCGTCCCAGCCCCCCCCTGCACGACTTGGGTGATAATCAGGAAGAACATCGCCGGGAGACCCTCCAGACTGTGAAACAGCTGAGCAGCATCACTGAACCCGACAAGAACACTGTGCCAGAAAGACGCCCCAAAGAGCCAG CCAAGTCCGAGCCATCAGAACCAGACAAACTAACTCTGTCGGAAGAGGAGATGGAGAGGAAATCCAAGGCCATCATTGATGAGTTCCTCCATATTCACGACTACAAG GAGGCCATGCAGTGTGTCGAGGAGTTTGGTGCCAACGGGCCGCTGTCAGCGTTTGTGCGACAGGGAGTGGAGTCGACGCTGGAACGGAGTCAGATCACCAGGGATCACATGGGACAGCTCCTCTACCAGCTGGTCCAGTCGGGCACACTCAGCAAACAGGACTTCTTCACAGG GTTCTCAGAGACTCTGGAGCTGGCAGACGACATGGCTATTGATATCCCCCACATCTGGCTGTACCTAGCCGAGCTGGTGACCCCCATGTTGAAAGAAGGCGGGATCTCTCTACGAGAACTGATAAC AGAGTTTGGTAAAGCTCTGCTCCCTGTGGGACGTGGAGGAGTATTATTGTCAGAAATATTGCACCTTCTATGCAAACAAATG AGCCATAAGCGAGTAGCCACATTGTGGAGAGAGACCGGACTTCAGTGGAATGACCTGTTACCTGAAGGAGAAGATGTCCAGAGCTTTGTCAGTGAGAAG AACTTGGACTTCACGCTGTCCGACTGCTCCAGCCCTTCTGagaatctttccaagaaagagatGTCGGCCGAGGAGCAGAACAAGAGGctggagcagctcattatacaggaAAAGGCTAACGATGAGCAGATCTTTGATTGGGTAGAG GCTAATCTAGAGGAGAGTCAGATGAGTTCGCCTACATTCCTTAGAGCTTTAATGACGGCGGTGTGCAAAACGGCAATTTTAG GGGACTGTTCTTCCTGCCGCGTGGACACTTCCTTCCTCAAGCAGAGGGTTCCAGTTCTACTAAAGTATCTGGACTCTGACACAGAGCGAGAACTACAAGCACTTTATGCACTACAAGCATTAATAGTAACACTTGATCAACCTCCCA ACTTGTTGCGCATGTTTTTCGATTGCCTCTATGACGAGGAGGTGATTTCGGAGGACGCCTTCTACAAATGGGAGAGCAGTAAGGACCCAGCAGAACAAGATGGCAAGGGGGTGGCACTAAAGTCGGTGACGGCCTTCTTCACGTGGCTGCGGGAGGCAGAGGAGGAGTCGGAGGACAACTAG
- the LOC108697277 gene encoding eukaryotic translation initiation factor 4 gamma 3 isoform X6, giving the protein MSLPQKAALKPTGTGALVLGPPPTLVPPPAAPAAIRALQPPPQISRGALQQTLDERIFTPSAVSAVYSTVAAQVARQPGPPAPSPYSTHDLTKGHPNLAATPPGHASSPGLSQASYASGQSPAPTLVYPQPPQTMSSQPQTRSPFAAGPRPAHHQGGFRPIQFFQRPQIQPPRAAIQTSSPSIRTGAQTQSAVYQPNQHIMMVNHLPLSYAMPQGPQYCIPQYRHSAPPYVGPPQQYPVQPPGPNPFYPGPGPGDFPNPYGAPFYSSPPVYQSAPIIVPTQQQQQQPPPPAKREKKPIRIRDPNQGGKDITEEIMSGVGSRNSTPPILRPSSTPTPPQFFCSRAHYHPLLYFKSQQLPSQEHGPVVYRTLGSPHLMATFPAAPVSEPKPEEKPKPDLTLKSSPPLCVGPESIDFDSSDAMEQGPRPASSERAEPCLLRGVSPAPIVVATVPSTQAFPCHLEDTRGSESPTQAPTPTPLQDLDPAETEESVCKDSVGQIPPADAPATAQEMNGLGDDIGTADGALGEEPAEVDLAELPDLATSMDSEIEFTTPSNVPLSSPQPSPPPPLIAATLLTTTRLSPPAAAPPCAQDVEEQEDEGTTSILESEAEEQNKGKTEGDSELEADVKFLSISSTQSPVEAPTTAISAPKMWQKPKDETLDMGETSQSDAEPQYDADLLEDKVTEVDQDPVTCSSSSAVETEHLYLSNMKAQEQNGEVEPIRNGADANSEGEGTDLPSSSEEGSAYPYTKAEGSAVEESSDASQEPPAPQADGKRQYNRDFLLGFQFMPACVHKPEGLPPISDVVLDKINQPKLPIRALDTRMLQRGPDFTPAYADFGRPAPGGRGMPLLSVGPRRSQPGQRREPRKIIMNISVSDDIHLKKAENAWKPNVKRESLPEDPDSIRTQALFRKVRSILNKLTPQMFNQLMKQVTDLTVDTEERLKGVIDLVFEKAIDEPGFSVAYANMCRCLATLKVPMADKPGSTVNFRKLLLNRCQKEFEKDKADDDVFEKKQKDLELATTPEEKSRLQEELEEAKDKARRRSIGNIKFIGELFKLKMLTEAIMHDCVVKLLKNHDEESLECLCRLLTTIGKDLDFEKAKPRMDQYFHQMVKIVKERKTSSRIRFMLQDIIDLRLNNWVSRRADQGPKTIEQIHKEAKIEEQEEQRKVQQLMTKEKRRPGVQRVDEGGWNTVQGAKNNRVLDPSKFLKITKPTIDEKIQLVPKAQPGSWLKGSSGGAKASETESLRPGAPGLNRFSALQQPLSSVSSSSSSADLESRRLITSSRGSAGREKNDKSSAPSSVSAAPRPSPPLHDLGDNQEEHRRETLQTVKQLSSITEPDKNTVPERRPKEPAKSEPSEPDKLTLSEEEMERKSKAIIDEFLHIHDYKEAMQCVEEFGANGPLSAFVRQGVESTLERSQITRDHMGQLLYQLVQSGTLSKQDFFTGFSETLELADDMAIDIPHIWLYLAELVTPMLKEGGISLRELITEFGKALLPVGRGGVLLSEILHLLCKQMSHKRVATLWRETGLQWNDLLPEGEDVQSFVSEKNLDFTLSDCSSPSENLSKKEMSAEEQNKRLEQLIIQEKANDEQIFDWVEANLEESQMSSPTFLRALMTAVCKTAILGDCSSCRVDTSFLKQRVPVLLKYLDSDTERELQALYALQALIVTLDQPPNLLRMFFDCLYDEEVISEDAFYKWESSKDPAEQDGKGVALKSVTAFFTWLREAEEESEDN; this is encoded by the exons GGAGGATTCAGACCCATCCAG tttttccaGAGGCCCCAGATTCAGCCCCCCCGTGCCGCCATCCAGACCAGTAGCCCCTCCATCCGGACTGGAGCCCAGACGCAGAGTGCAGTGTATCAGCCCAACCAGCACATCATGATGGTCAATCACCTGCCACTGTCATACGCCATGCCCCAGGGACCCCAGTACTGCATCCCCCAG TACCGACACAGCGCTCCTCCATACGTGGGGCCTCCTCAGCAGTATCCAGTCCAGCCGCCTGGTCCTAATCCGTTCTATCCTGGCCCGGGTCCTGGAGACTTTCCAAACCCTTATG GAGCCCCGTTCTACTCGAGCCCTCCTGTGTACCAGTCTGCGCCCATCATTGTGCCAacacagcagcaacagcagcagcccCCGCCTCCTGCCAAGCGAGAGAAGAAGCCG ATTAGAATACGAGACCCCAATCAAGGGGGCAAAGATATCACAGAGGAAATCATGTCTGGAGTGGGCAGCCGGAACTCCACCCCACCCATCCTCAGACCCAGCTCTACACCGACGCCCCCTCAG TTTTTCTGTTCGCGCGCTCATTATCACCCTCTTTTGTACTTCAAATCCCAGCAGCTGCCTAGCCAGGAGCATGGCCCAGTGGTGTACAGGACTTTGGGGAGTCCTCATCTCATGGCAACTTTCCCTGCTGCTCCTGTCAGCGAACCCAAACCAG AGGAGAAGCCAAAACCAGACCTCACATTAAAATCCAGCCCTCCCCTGTGTGTGGGGCCCGAGTCCATTGATTTTGACAGCAGTGATGCCATGGAACAGGGGCCCAGACCCGCCTCTTCTGAACGAGCTGAACCATGTCTTCTGCGGGGGGTATCACCAGCTCCCATTGTAGTAGCCACTGTGCCCAGCACACAAGCCTTTCCTTGCCACCTGGAAGATACGAGGGGAAGCGAGAGCCCAACACAGGCCCCTACCCCCACCCCTCTGCAAGACTTGGACCCGGCTGAGACAGAGGAGAGTGTATGCAAGGACTCTGTGGGGCAAATCCCACCGGCTGATGCCCCAGCGACTGCTCAAGAGATGAATGGACTAGGGGATGATATTGGCACAGCAGACGGTGCCCTGGGGGAGGAACCAGCAGAAGTGGATTTGGCCGAGTTGCCCGACTTGGCCACATCGATGGATTCAGAGATTGAATTCACTACTCCTTCCAACGTGCCTCTCTCCTCCCCACagccctctcctcctcctcctctcattGCTGCTACTCTACTCACTACCACTAGACTCTCCCCTCCTGCCGCTGCCCCCCCCTGTGCCCAAGATGTGGAAGAGCAGGAGGACGAGGGCACAACTTCCATCCTAGAGAGTGAAGCAGAGGAACAGAACAAAGGGAAAACAGAGGGGGACTCCGAACTGGAAGCCGATGTGAAATTCCTGAGCATCAGCTCTACACAAAGCCCAGTGGAAG CCCCAACCACCGCCATAAGTGCACCAAAGATGTGGCAGAAACCAAAAGATGAGACTCTAGATATGGGGGAGACTTCACAGTCCGACGCAGAG CCACAATATGATGCTGATCTCCTGGAGGACAAAGTCACAGAAGTGGATCAAGATCCAGTcacctgcagcagcagcagcgcagtAGAAACAGAGCACCTGTACCTGAGCAATATGAAAGCACAGGAGCAGAATGGAGAGGTGGAACCAATACGCAATGGGGCTGATGCCAACTCTGAGGGTGAAGGGACAGATTTACCATCAAGCTCAGAGGAAGGTTCGGCCTACCCTTATACTAAAGCAG AGGGCAGTGCAGTTGAGGAATCTTCTGATGCCTCTCAGGAGCCCCCGGCACCCCAAGCTGATGGCAAGCGTCAGTATAATCGGGATTTCTTGCTGGGCTTCCAGTTCATGCCTGCGTGTGTTCATAAGCCTGAGGGCCTTCCCCCAATCAGCGATGTCGTTCTGGACAAG ATCAATCAGCCCAAGTTACCCATTAGGGCCCTGGACACTCGGATGCTGCAGAGAGGGCCAGACTTCACCCCTGCCTATGCAGATTTTGGGAGACCTGCCCCCGGTGGCCGAGGCATGCCA CTACTGAGTGTGGGTCCCAGGAGGTCCCAGCCAGGACAGAGGCGGGAGCCCAGGAAAATCATCATGAATATCTCTGTGAGCGACGACATCCACTTGAAAAAAGCAGAAAACGCCTGGAAGCCCAATGTCAAAAGGGAAAGTCTGCCGGAGGATCCAGACAGCATCAGAACTCAG GCCCTGTTCCGCAAGGTCCGAAGCATTCTGAACAAACTCACCCCCCAGATGTTCAACCAACTCATGAAGCAGGTGACGGATCTGACTGTAGACACGGAGGAGAGACTCAAAGGAGTCATTGATCTGGTGTTTGAGAAAGCAATCGATGAGCCCGGCTTCTCCGTGGCCTATGCCAACATGTGCCGATGCCTTGCTACG CTGAAAGTGCCGATGGCCGACAAGCCGGGGAGCACGGTGAACTTCCGCAAGCTGCTGCTGAACCGCTGCCAGAAGGAGTTTGAAAAAGACAAAGCAGACGACGATGTTTTTGAAAAGAAGCAAAAAGATCTAGAATTGGCCACAACg CCAGAGGAGAAGTCGCGGCTACAGGAGGAGCTGGAAGAGGCTAAAGACAAAGCCCGGCGCAGGTCCATTGggaacataaagtttattggagagtTATTTAAGCTGAAGATGCTGACAGAAGCCATTATGCACGACTGTGTGGTCAAACTGCTCAAGAACCACGACGAGGAATCACTCGAGTGCTTGTGCCGGTTACTCACCACCATCGGCAAAGACCTGGACTTTGAGAAAGCCAAA CCACGTATGGATCAGTACTTTCACCAGATGGTGAAGATCGTAAAGGAGAGAAAAACCTCTTCTAGAATCCGGTTTATGCTGCAGGACATTATAGACCTCAGACTG AATAACTGGGTGTCCCGGAGGGCAGACCAGGGGCCCAAGACCATCGAGCAGATCCATAAAGAGGCCAAAATAGAAGAACAGGAGGAACAGAGAAAAGTGCAGCAGTTAATGACCAAAGAGAAGAGGAGACCAG GGGTGCAGAGAGTGGATGAAGGCGGATGGAACACGGTGCAGGGGGCAAAGAATAACAGGGTGCTGGACCCTTCCAAGTTTCTGAAAATCACTAAG CCCACCATAGATGAGAAGATCCAGTTGGTTCCCAAAGCTCAGCCTGGCAGCTGGTTAAAGGGGAGCAGTGGAGGTGCCAAGGCCAGTGAGACTG AATCTCTGAGACCAGGAGCCCCCGGCCTGAACAGGTTCTCTGCCCTGCAGCAGCCACTCTCTTctgtgtcttcttcctcctcctcagcTGATCTGGAATCTCGCAGGTTAATAACCAG TAGCCGTGGAAGTGCAGGGCGAGAGAAAAACGACAAATCTTCTGCACCTTCATCCGTCTCCGCTGCACCCCGTCCCAGCCCCCCCCTGCACGACTTGGGTGATAATCAGGAAGAACATCGCCGGGAGACCCTCCAGACTGTGAAACAGCTGAGCAGCATCACTGAACCCGACAAGAACACTGTGCCAGAAAGACGCCCCAAAGAGCCAG CCAAGTCCGAGCCATCAGAACCAGACAAACTAACTCTGTCGGAAGAGGAGATGGAGAGGAAATCCAAGGCCATCATTGATGAGTTCCTCCATATTCACGACTACAAG GAGGCCATGCAGTGTGTCGAGGAGTTTGGTGCCAACGGGCCGCTGTCAGCGTTTGTGCGACAGGGAGTGGAGTCGACGCTGGAACGGAGTCAGATCACCAGGGATCACATGGGACAGCTCCTCTACCAGCTGGTCCAGTCGGGCACACTCAGCAAACAGGACTTCTTCACAGG GTTCTCAGAGACTCTGGAGCTGGCAGACGACATGGCTATTGATATCCCCCACATCTGGCTGTACCTAGCCGAGCTGGTGACCCCCATGTTGAAAGAAGGCGGGATCTCTCTACGAGAACTGATAAC AGAGTTTGGTAAAGCTCTGCTCCCTGTGGGACGTGGAGGAGTATTATTGTCAGAAATATTGCACCTTCTATGCAAACAAATG AGCCATAAGCGAGTAGCCACATTGTGGAGAGAGACCGGACTTCAGTGGAATGACCTGTTACCTGAAGGAGAAGATGTCCAGAGCTTTGTCAGTGAGAAG AACTTGGACTTCACGCTGTCCGACTGCTCCAGCCCTTCTGagaatctttccaagaaagagatGTCGGCCGAGGAGCAGAACAAGAGGctggagcagctcattatacaggaAAAGGCTAACGATGAGCAGATCTTTGATTGGGTAGAG GCTAATCTAGAGGAGAGTCAGATGAGTTCGCCTACATTCCTTAGAGCTTTAATGACGGCGGTGTGCAAAACGGCAATTTTAG GGGACTGTTCTTCCTGCCGCGTGGACACTTCCTTCCTCAAGCAGAGGGTTCCAGTTCTACTAAAGTATCTGGACTCTGACACAGAGCGAGAACTACAAGCACTTTATGCACTACAAGCATTAATAGTAACACTTGATCAACCTCCCA ACTTGTTGCGCATGTTTTTCGATTGCCTCTATGACGAGGAGGTGATTTCGGAGGACGCCTTCTACAAATGGGAGAGCAGTAAGGACCCAGCAGAACAAGATGGCAAGGGGGTGGCACTAAAGTCGGTGACGGCCTTCTTCACGTGGCTGCGGGAGGCAGAGGAGGAGTCGGAGGACAACTAG